From the ANME-2 cluster archaeon genome, the window GAAGGTTCAACGCAACAAAAAAGTCTATATTTAATTAAGCGGTGTGTAATTTTGAATAAAGGATGGAGAGAATAATAATATGGCACTGTCTAATAGAATTGTAGTGTTAATATTGATTGCAATCATGGGATTGATTGTTATTTTCAGTGCTACAGAAGGCTGGAACTTCGTAACAAAAACTGAATTTTGTGAAATGTGCCATGGAATTGAATATGAAAAATACATAACTCCTGGCGATTCACTTGATTTTGTTCATAATGAACATGGGATTACATGCACCCAATGCCATGAAGAAGCGGGAAACATTGGTACCCTGGTCTTCAAGAAAGAAATTGGGAAAATGCTCATATATGACGTGACCGGCCTTGATGCACCTCCGGCTCCGGAAGAAATTGTAAAGCTTGAGAACATGTTGCGTTGCATCAAATGTCATGATGATTATATTTCACGCACCAGCCGACGTATGATCAATCCTCACGAGGACGTAGAGGACTGCAATTCATGCCACAAGGGACATGAAAGAGGTATGTCTGAACAGACCTGCGGTGAATGCCATGTCAAACCGATACGATCACTGAATCTGGAAGGAGGTAAACATTCAAAGAAAGGTTGTGCATTCTGTCATCCACAGCACGGTTATAAACCAAAATGTACAGACTGCCATGGTGTTTATCATCCATCAGGATTCGAAGACTGTTCCCTGTGCCACACAGATGCACATGCCCCAAGGGTCATTGAATTCTCATCGGTCATCAGCGAGAGTGAATGTGCTATGTGCCACGCTCCTGTGATACAGACCACTTTCGAAACCCAACCGACCAAACATGCAGAACTTGACTGCACTTTGTGTCACCCGGTACATGGAGAATGGCTTGAATGTACCAGTTGTCATGTGGGCCATGATGATACTATGACACAGCAGGACTGCAAGCAATGTCATATACAGGGCCATATTCCAACACAGGTTAACTATCCAACCGATACACCTTCTACTTTATGCAGTGGATGTCATGAGGAGAATGCAAAACACCTTCAGGAAAAAATAACAGGCCATTCCAACAAGAATTGTGCGTACTGCCATCCGCAGCATGGACAAATCCCGTCATGCACTACCTGTCATGGTTCAAAACACGGCATGTCAAGTGGATGTACCACCTGTCACCAGAGTGCGCACAATCTCGGGTTCCCTAAAGTAAAATAAGTTTTTAATTGGCTGAGTGCATGAAATATTTCATGTACTCAAAATTATTTTTTTGTCAATGTGTGATATAATGCTATATATTATTATTAACAGATAGAATGGTGTAATAATTGAGAGGGTGTAAATGATGGTTCAGAAAGAACAGATGATTTTCCAGTTAAACCGCATAAAGACCAAAATCGAAGGAGCTCTTCTCAGAATTGAAGAGAAGCACAACAACCAGGAGATCACTGTATACACCAGGGATAGTCTTAGAAATAAATACCAGGATGTTCTTGCCCGGG encodes:
- a CDS encoding cytochrome c3 family protein is translated as MALSNRIVVLILIAIMGLIVIFSATEGWNFVTKTEFCEMCHGIEYEKYITPGDSLDFVHNEHGITCTQCHEEAGNIGTLVFKKEIGKMLIYDVTGLDAPPAPEEIVKLENMLRCIKCHDDYISRTSRRMINPHEDVEDCNSCHKGHERGMSEQTCGECHVKPIRSLNLEGGKHSKKGCAFCHPQHGYKPKCTDCHGVYHPSGFEDCSLCHTDAHAPRVIEFSSVISESECAMCHAPVIQTTFETQPTKHAELDCTLCHPVHGEWLECTSCHVGHDDTMTQQDCKQCHIQGHIPTQVNYPTDTPSTLCSGCHEENAKHLQEKITGHSNKNCAYCHPQHGQIPSCTTCHGSKHGMSSGCTTCHQSAHNLGFPKVK